The proteins below come from a single Haemorhous mexicanus isolate bHaeMex1 chromosome 20, bHaeMex1.pri, whole genome shotgun sequence genomic window:
- the CYTH1 gene encoding cytohesin-1 isoform X2, translating to MVLRAEGHVPSDLTPEECQELENIRRRKQELLADIQRLKDEIAEVTNEIENLGSTEERKNMQRNKQVAMGRKKFNMDPKKGIQFLIENDLLKNTCEDIAQFLYKGEGLNKTAIGDYLGERDEFNIQVLHAFVELHEFTDLNLVQALRQFLWSFRLPGEAQKIDRMMEAFAQRYCQCNPGVFQSTDTCYVLSFAIIMLNTSLHNPNVKDKPTAERFIAMNRGINDGGDLPEELLQNLYESIKNEPFKIPEDDGNDLTHTFFNPDREGWLLKLGGRVKTWKRRWFILTDNCLYYFEYTTDKEPRGIIPLENLSIREVEDSKKPNCFELYIPDNKDQVIKACKTEADGRVVEGNHTVYRISAPTPEEKEEWIKCIKAAISRDPFYEMLAARKKKVSSTKRH from the exons ATGGTGCTCCGGGCAGAGGGACACG TGCCCAGTGACCTGACCCCAGAGgagtgccaggagctggagaacaTACGCCGCcgaaagcaggagctgctggctgacatACAG CGCCTGAAGGATGAGATAGCAGAAGTGACGAATGAGATCGAGAACCTGGGCTCCACGGAGGAGAG GAAAAACATGCAGAGGAACAAGCAGGTGGCCAtgggcaggaagaagttcaacATGGATCCCAAGAAG GGCATCCAGTTCTTGATTGAGAATGACCTGCTGAAGAACACGTGTGAGGACATTGCACAGTTCCTGTACAAGGGAGAGGGCCTCAACAAGACAGCCATCGGAGACTACCTGGGCGAGAG GGATGAGTTCAACATCCAAGTCCTGCATGCCTTTGTGGAGCTGCATGAATTCACGGACCTCAACCTTGTGCAGGCCCTGCG GCAGTTCCTGTGGAGCTTCCGGCTGCCAGGGGAGGCACAGAAGATTGACCGGATGATGGAGGCCTTTGCCCAGCGGTACTGCCAGTGCAACCCGGGTGTCTTCCAGTCCACAG acaCCTGCTACGTGCTGTCCTTTGCCATCATCATGCTGAACACGAGCCTGCACAATCCCAACGTGAAGGACAAGCCCACGGCAGAGCGATTCATCGCCATGAACCGCGGCATCAATGACGGGGGGGACctgcctgaggagctgctccag AATCTGTATGAGAGCATCAAGAATGAGCCCTTCAAAATCCCCGAGGATGATGGCAATGACCTCACCCACACCTTCTTCAACCCCGACcgggagggctggctcctgaagcTCG gaggcAGGGTGAAGACGTGGAAGCGGCGCTGGTTCATCCTGACGGACAACTGCCTTTACTACTTCGAGTACACGACG GATAAGGAGCCCCGTGGCATCATCCCCCTGGAGAACCTGAGCATCCGTGAGGTGGAGGACTCAAAGAAGCCC AACTGCTTTGAGCTCTACATCCCTGACAACAAGGACCAGGTGATCAAGGCCTGCAAGACAGAGGCAGACGGGCGTGTGGTGGAGGGGAACCACACGGTGTATCGCATCTCTGCCCCCAcgcctgaggagaaggaggagtgGATCAAGTGCATCAA ggctgccatcAGCCGGGACCCCTTCTACGAGATGCTGGCTGCCAGGAAGAAGAAGGTCTCCTCCACCAAGAGGCACTAG
- the CYTH1 gene encoding cytohesin-1 isoform X3 — MQRNKQVAMGRKKFNMDPKKGIQFLIENDLLKNTCEDIAQFLYKGEGLNKTAIGDYLGERDEFNIQVLHAFVELHEFTDLNLVQALRQFLWSFRLPGEAQKIDRMMEAFAQRYCQCNPGVFQSTDTCYVLSFAIIMLNTSLHNPNVKDKPTAERFIAMNRGINDGGDLPEELLQNLYESIKNEPFKIPEDDGNDLTHTFFNPDREGWLLKLGGGRVKTWKRRWFILTDNCLYYFEYTTDKEPRGIIPLENLSIREVEDSKKPNCFELYIPDNKDQVIKACKTEADGRVVEGNHTVYRISAPTPEEKEEWIKCIKAAISRDPFYEMLAARKKKVSSTKRH; from the exons ATGCAGAGGAACAAGCAGGTGGCCAtgggcaggaagaagttcaacATGGATCCCAAGAAG GGCATCCAGTTCTTGATTGAGAATGACCTGCTGAAGAACACGTGTGAGGACATTGCACAGTTCCTGTACAAGGGAGAGGGCCTCAACAAGACAGCCATCGGAGACTACCTGGGCGAGAG GGATGAGTTCAACATCCAAGTCCTGCATGCCTTTGTGGAGCTGCATGAATTCACGGACCTCAACCTTGTGCAGGCCCTGCG GCAGTTCCTGTGGAGCTTCCGGCTGCCAGGGGAGGCACAGAAGATTGACCGGATGATGGAGGCCTTTGCCCAGCGGTACTGCCAGTGCAACCCGGGTGTCTTCCAGTCCACAG acaCCTGCTACGTGCTGTCCTTTGCCATCATCATGCTGAACACGAGCCTGCACAATCCCAACGTGAAGGACAAGCCCACGGCAGAGCGATTCATCGCCATGAACCGCGGCATCAATGACGGGGGGGACctgcctgaggagctgctccag AATCTGTATGAGAGCATCAAGAATGAGCCCTTCAAAATCCCCGAGGATGATGGCAATGACCTCACCCACACCTTCTTCAACCCCGACcgggagggctggctcctgaagcTCGG aggaggcAGGGTGAAGACGTGGAAGCGGCGCTGGTTCATCCTGACGGACAACTGCCTTTACTACTTCGAGTACACGACG GATAAGGAGCCCCGTGGCATCATCCCCCTGGAGAACCTGAGCATCCGTGAGGTGGAGGACTCAAAGAAGCCC AACTGCTTTGAGCTCTACATCCCTGACAACAAGGACCAGGTGATCAAGGCCTGCAAGACAGAGGCAGACGGGCGTGTGGTGGAGGGGAACCACACGGTGTATCGCATCTCTGCCCCCAcgcctgaggagaaggaggagtgGATCAAGTGCATCAA ggctgccatcAGCCGGGACCCCTTCTACGAGATGCTGGCTGCCAGGAAGAAGAAGGTCTCCTCCACCAAGAGGCACTAG
- the CYTH1 gene encoding cytohesin-1 isoform X1, whose protein sequence is MEEEEGGGCVPSDLTPEECQELENIRRRKQELLADIQRLKDEIAEVTNEIENLGSTEERKNMQRNKQVAMGRKKFNMDPKKGIQFLIENDLLKNTCEDIAQFLYKGEGLNKTAIGDYLGERDEFNIQVLHAFVELHEFTDLNLVQALRQFLWSFRLPGEAQKIDRMMEAFAQRYCQCNPGVFQSTDTCYVLSFAIIMLNTSLHNPNVKDKPTAERFIAMNRGINDGGDLPEELLQNLYESIKNEPFKIPEDDGNDLTHTFFNPDREGWLLKLGGGRVKTWKRRWFILTDNCLYYFEYTTDKEPRGIIPLENLSIREVEDSKKPNCFELYIPDNKDQVIKACKTEADGRVVEGNHTVYRISAPTPEEKEEWIKCIKAAISRDPFYEMLAARKKKVSSTKRH, encoded by the exons atggaggaagaggagggcgGCGGCTGCG TGCCCAGTGACCTGACCCCAGAGgagtgccaggagctggagaacaTACGCCGCcgaaagcaggagctgctggctgacatACAG CGCCTGAAGGATGAGATAGCAGAAGTGACGAATGAGATCGAGAACCTGGGCTCCACGGAGGAGAG GAAAAACATGCAGAGGAACAAGCAGGTGGCCAtgggcaggaagaagttcaacATGGATCCCAAGAAG GGCATCCAGTTCTTGATTGAGAATGACCTGCTGAAGAACACGTGTGAGGACATTGCACAGTTCCTGTACAAGGGAGAGGGCCTCAACAAGACAGCCATCGGAGACTACCTGGGCGAGAG GGATGAGTTCAACATCCAAGTCCTGCATGCCTTTGTGGAGCTGCATGAATTCACGGACCTCAACCTTGTGCAGGCCCTGCG GCAGTTCCTGTGGAGCTTCCGGCTGCCAGGGGAGGCACAGAAGATTGACCGGATGATGGAGGCCTTTGCCCAGCGGTACTGCCAGTGCAACCCGGGTGTCTTCCAGTCCACAG acaCCTGCTACGTGCTGTCCTTTGCCATCATCATGCTGAACACGAGCCTGCACAATCCCAACGTGAAGGACAAGCCCACGGCAGAGCGATTCATCGCCATGAACCGCGGCATCAATGACGGGGGGGACctgcctgaggagctgctccag AATCTGTATGAGAGCATCAAGAATGAGCCCTTCAAAATCCCCGAGGATGATGGCAATGACCTCACCCACACCTTCTTCAACCCCGACcgggagggctggctcctgaagcTCGG aggaggcAGGGTGAAGACGTGGAAGCGGCGCTGGTTCATCCTGACGGACAACTGCCTTTACTACTTCGAGTACACGACG GATAAGGAGCCCCGTGGCATCATCCCCCTGGAGAACCTGAGCATCCGTGAGGTGGAGGACTCAAAGAAGCCC AACTGCTTTGAGCTCTACATCCCTGACAACAAGGACCAGGTGATCAAGGCCTGCAAGACAGAGGCAGACGGGCGTGTGGTGGAGGGGAACCACACGGTGTATCGCATCTCTGCCCCCAcgcctgaggagaaggaggagtgGATCAAGTGCATCAA ggctgccatcAGCCGGGACCCCTTCTACGAGATGCTGGCTGCCAGGAAGAAGAAGGTCTCCTCCACCAAGAGGCACTAG